A DNA window from Cobetia marina contains the following coding sequences:
- the tagF gene encoding type VI secretion system-associated protein TagF gives MIGFFGKLPGSADFIAHHAGHKDIRELDGWWQRALNRMAERDEDWQARFDALPLCFFHYRASSGAWLMGAMSPSQDASGRRYPLLVFQRLAVSPVVEGSVGVHTLGETFAGQVRELLRDVMHCADPLKAQERLLTGIEALRPLDDSDLKLHRRLFARFLEDVRYGDLTRALASGFPDVSAQRLTQDMQALRRQLATGGARDDTRGQAALPLPPERALKRPAADLWLHWLEHDNGAPGQISVIVDDFMRPTLMRFTRDDHDALRILAGSAFEVLGPWRLLGSGESHAGPLDASHASTLGMGAYIAALSDDRKDDPGPQGTRAGSDDTVFGDIPKDESAPT, from the coding sequence CGGGCGCTGAATCGCATGGCCGAGCGCGACGAAGACTGGCAGGCACGTTTCGATGCCTTGCCGCTGTGCTTCTTTCACTACCGCGCCAGCAGCGGAGCCTGGTTGATGGGCGCCATGTCGCCCTCGCAGGACGCCTCCGGGCGACGCTACCCGCTGCTGGTCTTCCAGCGGCTGGCCGTCTCGCCGGTGGTGGAGGGCAGTGTCGGGGTGCATACCCTCGGCGAGACCTTCGCCGGGCAGGTGCGGGAGTTGCTGCGCGATGTGATGCATTGCGCAGACCCCCTGAAGGCACAGGAGCGTCTGCTCACGGGAATCGAGGCGCTACGCCCGCTGGATGATTCCGATCTCAAGCTGCATCGGCGTCTGTTCGCGCGCTTTCTGGAAGACGTGCGCTACGGGGACCTCACGCGGGCGCTGGCCAGTGGCTTCCCCGACGTGAGCGCCCAGCGACTGACGCAGGACATGCAGGCATTGCGCCGGCAGCTGGCGACAGGGGGCGCACGCGATGACACCCGGGGGCAGGCGGCATTGCCACTGCCGCCGGAGCGCGCGCTGAAGCGTCCCGCGGCGGACCTGTGGCTGCACTGGCTGGAGCATGACAATGGCGCGCCGGGGCAGATCAGCGTGATCGTCGATGACTTCATGCGCCCGACATTGATGCGCTTCACGCGTGACGATCATGACGCACTGCGCATTCTGGCGGGCTCCGCCTTCGAGGTGCTCGGGCCCTGGCGCCTGCTTGGCAGCGGGGAGTCTCACGCTGGCCCGCTGGATGCGTCTCACGCCTCGACACTGGGCATGGGAGCCTACATCGCCGCTCTGTCAGATGACCGGAAAGATGACCCGGGGCCGCAGGGGACAAGGGCGGGCAGTGACGACACGGTATTCGGCGACATACCCAAGGATGAATCGGCACCGACATGA